Proteins from one Xiphophorus hellerii strain 12219 chromosome 8, Xiphophorus_hellerii-4.1, whole genome shotgun sequence genomic window:
- the LOC116724146 gene encoding transcription initiation factor TFIID subunit 4-like isoform X12, whose amino-acid sequence METLLQFTHGLQCCPLQARWCCPLQARWCCPLQGGRCCPLQDGRCCPLQGRLYCPLQGGSVAPCRAGGIAPCRLGGVAPCRAGGIAPCRAGGIAPCRTGGGIAPCRTGGIAPCRLGGVAPCRLGGVAPCRLGGVAPCRAGGRCCPLQGGRGCPLQDGRCCPLQGRLYCPLQGGSVAPCRAGSIAPCRLGGVAPCRLGGIAPCRTGGIAPCRLGGIAPCRTGGVAPCRAGCIAPCRVAVLPPAGQAVLPPAGWAALPPAGWAVLPPAGRAGLPPAGQAVLPPAGWAALPPAGQAVLPPAGWAVLPPAGRAGLPPAGQAVLPPAGWAVLPPAGWAALPPAGRAALPPAGWAVLPPAGWAVLPPAGWQCCPLQGRQYCPLQAGRRCPLQGRRYCPLQAGRRCPLQDGRRCPLQTGRCCPLQAGRRIAVLNSLMFLSAGTI is encoded by the exons ATGGAAACATTACTTCAGTTCACTCATGGGTTGCAGTGTTGCCCCCTGCAGGCCAGATGGTGTTGCCCCCTGCAGGCCAGATGGTGTTGCCCCCTGCAGGGTGGGCGGTGTTGCCCCCTGCAGGACGGGCGGTGTTGCCCCCTGCAGGGCAGGCTGTATTGCCCCCTGCAGGGTGGCAGTGTTGCCCCCTGCAGGGCAGGCGGTATTGCCCCCTGCAGGCTGGGCGGCGTTGCCCCCTGCAGGGCAGGGGGTATTGCCCCCTGCAGGGCAGGCGGTATTGCCCCCTGCAGGACGGGCG GCGGTATTGCCCCCTGCAGGACGGGCGGTATTGCCCCCTGCAGGCTGGGTGGTGTTGCCCCCTGCAGGCTGGGCGGTGTTGCCCCCTGCAGGCTGGGCGGTGTTGCCCCCTGCAGGGCAGGCGGGCGGTGTTGCCCCCTGCAGGGCGGGCGGGGTTGCCCCCTGCAGGACGGGCGGTGTTGCCCCCTGCAGGGCAGGCTGTATTGCCCCCTGCAGGGTGGCAGTGTTGCCCCCTGCAGGGCAGGCAGTATTGCCCCCTGCAGGCTGGGCGGCGTTGCCCCCTGCAGGCTGGGCGGTATTGCCCCCTGCAGGACGGGCGGGATTGCCCCCTGCAGGCTGGGCGGTATTGCCCCCTGCAGGACGGGCGGTGTTGCCCCCTGCAGGGCAGGCTGTATTGCCCCCTGCAGGGTGGCAGTGTTGCCCCCTGCAGGGCAGGCAGTATTGCCCCCTGCAGGCTGGGCGGCGTTGCCCCCTGCAGGCTGGGCGGTATTGCCCCCTGCAGGACGGGCGGGATTGCCCCCTGCAGGGCAGGCGGTATTGCCCCCTGCAGGCTGGGCGGCGTTGCCCCCTGCAGGGCAGGCGGTATTGCCCCCTGCAGGCTGGGCGGTATTGCCCCCTGCAGGACGGGCGGGATTGCCCCCTGCAGGGCAGGCGGTATTGCCCCCTGCAGGCTGGGCGGTATTGCCCCCTGCAGGCTGGGCGGCGTTGCCCCCTGCAGGACGGGCGGCGTTGCCCCCTGCAGGCTGGGCGGTGTTGCCCCCTGCAGGCTGGGCGGTGTTGCCCCCTGCAGGGTGGCAGTGTTGCCCCCTGCAGGGCAGGCAGTATTGCCCCCTGCAGGCTGGGCGGCGTTGCCCCCTGCAGGGCAGGCGGTATTGCCCCCTGCAGGCTGGGCGGCGTTGCCCCCTGCAGGACGGGCGGCGTTGCCCCCTGCAG ACTGGGCGGTGTTGCCCCCTGCAGGCTGGGCGGCGCATTGCAGTTTTAAACTCCCTCATGTTTCTGTCGGCTGGAACCATCTGA
- the LOC116724146 gene encoding translation initiation factor IF-2-like isoform X10 yields MGCSVAPCRPDGVAPCRPDGVAPCRVGGVAPCRTGGVAPCRAGCIAPCRVAVLPPAGQAVLPPAGWAALPPAGWQCCPLQGRRYCPLQDGRYCPLQAGWCCPLQAGRCCPLQAGRCCPLQGRRAVLPPAGRAGLPPAGRAVLPPAGQAVLPPAGWQCCPLQGRQYCPLQAGRRCPLQAGRYCPLQDGRDCPLQAGRYCPLQDGRCCPLQGRLYCPLQGGSVAPCRAGSIAPCRLGGVAPCRLGGIAPCRTGGIAPCRAGGIAPCRLGGVAPCRAGGIAPCRLGGIAPCRTGGIAPCRAGGIAPCRLGGIAPCRLGGVAPCRTGGVAPCRLGGVAPCRLGGVAPCRVAVLPPAGQAVLPPAGWAALPPAGQAVLPPAGWAALPPAGRAALPPAGWRCCPLQDRQCCPLQGGGVAPCRLGGVAPCRLGGVAPCRLGGALQF; encoded by the exons ATGGGTTGCAGTGTTGCCCCCTGCAGGCCAGATGGTGTTGCCCCCTGCAGGCCAGATGGTGTTGCCCCCTGCAGGGTGGGCGGTGTTGCCCCCTGCAGGACGGGCGGTGTTGCCCCCTGCAGGGCAGGCTGTATTGCCCCCTGCAGGGTGGCAGTGTTGCCCCCTGCAGGGCAGGCGGTATTGCCCCCTGCAGGCTGGGCGGCGTTGCCCCCTGCAG GGTGGCAGTGTTGCCCCCTGCAGGGCAGGCGGTATTGCCCCCTGCAGGACGGGCGGTATTGCCCCCTGCAGGCTGGGTGGTGTTGCCCCCTGCAGGCTGGGCGGTGTTGCCCCCTGCAGGCTGGGCGGTGTTGCCCCCTGCAGGGCAGGCGGGCGGTGTTGCCCCCTGCAGGGCGGGCGGGGTTGCCCCCTGCAGGACGGGCGGTGTTGCCCCCTGCAGGGCAGGCTGTATTGCCCCCTGCAGGGTGGCAGTGTTGCCCCCTGCAGGGCAGGCAGTATTGCCCCCTGCAGGCTGGGCGGCGTTGCCCCCTGCAGGCTGGGCGGTATTGCCCCCTGCAGGACGGGCGGGATTGCCCCCTGCAGGCTGGGCGGTATTGCCCCCTGCAGGACGGGCGGTGTTGCCCCCTGCAGGGCAGGCTGTATTGCCCCCTGCAGGGTGGCAGTGTTGCCCCCTGCAGGGCAGGCAGTATTGCCCCCTGCAGGCTGGGCGGCGTTGCCCCCTGCAGGCTGGGCGGTATTGCCCCCTGCAGGACGGGCGGGATTGCCCCCTGCAGGGCAGGCGGTATTGCCCCCTGCAGGCTGGGCGGCGTTGCCCCCTGCAGGGCAGGCGGTATTGCCCCCTGCAGGCTGGGCGGTATTGCCCCCTGCAGGACGGGCGGGATTGCCCCCTGCAGGGCAGGCGGTATTGCCCCCTGCAGGCTGGGCGGTATTGCCCCCTGCAGGCTGGGCGGCGTTGCCCCCTGCAGGACGGGCGGCGTTGCCCCCTGCAGGCTGGGCGGTGTTGCCCCCTGCAGGCTGGGCGGTGTTGCCCCCTGCAGGGTGGCAGTGTTGCCCCCTGCAGGGCAGGCAGTATTGCCCCCTGCAGGCTGGGCGGCGTTGCCCCCTGCAGGGCAGGCGGTATTGCCCCCTGCAGGCTGGGCGGCGTTGCCCCCTGCAGGACGGGCGGCGTTGCCCCCTGCAGGTTGGCGGTGTTGCCCCCTGCAGGACAGGCAGTGTTGCCCCCTGCAGGGTGGCGGTGTTGCCCCCTGCAGACTGGGCGGCGTTGCCCCCTGCAGACTGGGCGGTGTTGCCCCCTGCAGGCTGGGCGGCGCATTGCAGTTTTAA
- the LOC116724146 gene encoding nascent polypeptide-associated complex subunit alpha, muscle-specific form-like isoform X20 — protein MVLPPAGQMAVLPPAGWAALPPAGQGVLPPAGQAVLPPAGRAVLPPAGWQCCPLQGRRYCPLQDGRYCPLQAGWCCPLQAGRCCPLQAGRCCPLQGRRAVLPPAGRAGLPPAGRAVLPPAGQAVLPPAGWQCCPLQGRQYCPLQAGRRCPLQAGRYCPLQDGRDCPLQAGRYCPLQDGRCCPLQGRLYCPLQGGSVAPCRAGSIAPCRLGGVAPCRLGGIAPCRTGGIAPCRAGGIAPCRLGGVAPCRAGGIAPCRLGGIAPCRTGGIAPCRAGGIAPCRLGGIAPCRLGGVAPCRTGGVAPCRLGGVAPCRLGGVAPCRVAVLPPAGQAVLPPAGWAALPPAGQAVLPPAGWAALPPAGRAALPPAGWRCCPLQDRQCCPLQGGGVAPCRLGGVAPCRLGGVAPCRLGGALQF, from the exons ATGGTGTTGCCCCCTGCAGGCCAGATG GCGGTATTGCCCCCTGCAGGCTGGGCGGCGTTGCCCCCTGCAGGGCAGGGGGTATTGCCCCCTGCAGGGCAGGCGGTATTGCCCCCTGCAGGACGGGCGGTATTGCCCCCTGCAGGGTGGCAGTGTTGCCCCCTGCAGGGCAGGCGGTATTGCCCCCTGCAGGACGGGCGGTATTGCCCCCTGCAGGCTGGGTGGTGTTGCCCCCTGCAGGCTGGGCGGTGTTGCCCCCTGCAGGCTGGGCGGTGTTGCCCCCTGCAGGGCAGGCGGGCGGTGTTGCCCCCTGCAGGGCGGGCGGGGTTGCCCCCTGCAGGACGGGCGGTGTTGCCCCCTGCAGGGCAGGCTGTATTGCCCCCTGCAGGGTGGCAGTGTTGCCCCCTGCAGGGCAGGCAGTATTGCCCCCTGCAGGCTGGGCGGCGTTGCCCCCTGCAGGCTGGGCGGTATTGCCCCCTGCAGGACGGGCGGGATTGCCCCCTGCAGGCTGGGCGGTATTGCCCCCTGCAGGACGGGCGGTGTTGCCCCCTGCAGGGCAGGCTGTATTGCCCCCTGCAGGGTGGCAGTGTTGCCCCCTGCAGGGCAGGCAGTATTGCCCCCTGCAGGCTGGGCGGCGTTGCCCCCTGCAGGCTGGGCGGTATTGCCCCCTGCAGGACGGGCGGGATTGCCCCCTGCAGGGCAGGCGGTATTGCCCCCTGCAGGCTGGGCGGCGTTGCCCCCTGCAGGGCAGGCGGTATTGCCCCCTGCAGGCTGGGCGGTATTGCCCCCTGCAGGACGGGCGGGATTGCCCCCTGCAGGGCAGGCGGTATTGCCCCCTGCAGGCTGGGCGGTATTGCCCCCTGCAGGCTGGGCGGCGTTGCCCCCTGCAGGACGGGCGGCGTTGCCCCCTGCAGGCTGGGCGGTGTTGCCCCCTGCAGGCTGGGCGGTGTTGCCCCCTGCAGGGTGGCAGTGTTGCCCCCTGCAGGGCAGGCAGTATTGCCCCCTGCAGGCTGGGCGGCGTTGCCCCCTGCAGGGCAGGCGGTATTGCCCCCTGCAGGCTGGGCGGCGTTGCCCCCTGCAGGACGGGCGGCGTTGCCCCCTGCAGGTTGGCGGTGTTGCCCCCTGCAGGACAGGCAGTGTTGCCCCCTGCAGGGTGGCGGTGTTGCCCCCTGCAGACTGGGCGGCGTTGCCCCCTGCAGACTGGGCGGTGTTGCCCCCTGCAGGCTGGGCGGCGCATTGCAGTTTTAA
- the LOC116724146 gene encoding nascent polypeptide-associated complex subunit alpha, muscle-specific form-like isoform X28: protein MGCSVAPCRPDGVAPCRPDGVAPCRVGGVAPCRTGGVAPCRAGCIAPCRVAVLPPAGQAVLPPAGWAALPPAGQGVLPPAGQAVLPPAGRAVLPPAGWQCCPLQGRRYCPLQDGRYCPLQAGWCCPLQAGRCCPLQAGRCCPLQGRRAVLPPAGRAGLPPAGRAVLPPAGQAVLPPAGWQCCPLQGRQYCPLQAGRRCPLQAGRYCPLQDGRDCPLQAGRYCPLQDGRCCPLQGRLYCPLQGGSVAPCRAGSIAPCRLGGVAPCRLGGIAPCRTGGIAPCRAGGIAPCRLGGVAPCRAGGIAPCRLGGIAPCRTGGIAPCRAGGIAPCRLGGIAPCRLGGVAPCRTGGVAPCRLGGVAPCRLGGALQF, encoded by the exons ATGGGTTGCAGTGTTGCCCCCTGCAGGCCAGATGGTGTTGCCCCCTGCAGGCCAGATGGTGTTGCCCCCTGCAGGGTGGGCGGTGTTGCCCCCTGCAGGACGGGCGGTGTTGCCCCCTGCAGGGCAGGCTGTATTGCCCCCTGCAGGGTGGCAGTGTTGCCCCCTGCAGGGCAGGCGGTATTGCCCCCTGCAGGCTGGGCGGCGTTGCCCCCTGCAGGGCAGGGGGTATTGCCCCCTGCAGGGCAGGCGGTATTGCCCCCTGCAGGACGGGCGGTATTGCCCCCTGCAGGGTGGCAGTGTTGCCCCCTGCAGGGCAGGCGGTATTGCCCCCTGCAGGACGGGCGGTATTGCCCCCTGCAGGCTGGGTGGTGTTGCCCCCTGCAGGCTGGGCGGTGTTGCCCCCTGCAGGCTGGGCGGTGTTGCCCCCTGCAGGGCAGGCGGGCGGTGTTGCCCCCTGCAGGGCGGGCGGGGTTGCCCCCTGCAGGACGGGCGGTGTTGCCCCCTGCAGGGCAGGCTGTATTGCCCCCTGCAGGGTGGCAGTGTTGCCCCCTGCAGGGCAGGCAGTATTGCCCCCTGCAGGCTGGGCGGCGTTGCCCCCTGCAGGCTGGGCGGTATTGCCCCCTGCAGGACGGGCGGGATTGCCCCCTGCAGGCTGGGCGGTATTGCCCCCTGCAGGACGGGCGGTGTTGCCCCCTGCAGGGCAGGCTGTATTGCCCCCTGCAGGGTGGCAGTGTTGCCCCCTGCAGGGCAGGCAGTATTGCCCCCTGCAGGCTGGGCGGCGTTGCCCCCTGCAGGCTGGGCGGTATTGCCCCCTGCAGGACGGGCGGGATTGCCCCCTGCAGGGCAGGCGGTATTGCCCCCTGCAGGCTGGGCGGCGTTGCCCCCTGCAGGGCAGGCGGTATTGCCCCCTGCAGGCTGGGCGGTATTGCCCCCTGCAGGACGGGCGGGATTGCCCCCTGCAGGGCAGGCGGTATTGCCCCCTGCAGGCTGGGCGGTATTGCCCCCTGCAGGCTGGGCGGCGTTGCCCCCTGCAGGACGGGCGGCGTTGCCCCCTGCAGGCTGGGCGGTGTTGCCCCCTGCAG GCTGGGCGGCGCATTGCAGTTTTAA
- the LOC116724146 gene encoding nascent polypeptide-associated complex subunit alpha, muscle-specific form-like isoform X22 has protein sequence MGCSVAPCRPDGVAPCRPDGVAPCRVGGVAPCRTGGVAPCRAGCIAPCRVAVLPPAGQAVLPPAGWAALPPAGQGVLPPAGRAVLPPAGRAGLPPAGRAVLPPAGQAVLPPAGWQCCPLQGRQYCPLQAGRRCPLQAGRYCPLQDGRDCPLQAGRYCPLQDGRCCPLQGRLYCPLQGGSVAPCRAGSIAPCRLGGVAPCRLGGIAPCRTGGIAPCRAGGIAPCRLGGVAPCRAGGIAPCRLGGIAPCRTGGIAPCRAGGIAPCRLGGIAPCRLGGVAPCRTGGVAPCRLGGVAPCRLGGVAPCRVAVLPPAGQAVLPPAGWAALPPAGQAVLPPAGWAALPPAGRAALPPAGWRCCPLQDRQCCPLQGGGVAPCRLGGVAPCRLGGVAPCRLGGALQF, from the exons ATGGGTTGCAGTGTTGCCCCCTGCAGGCCAGATGGTGTTGCCCCCTGCAGGCCAGATGGTGTTGCCCCCTGCAGGGTGGGCGGTGTTGCCCCCTGCAGGACGGGCGGTGTTGCCCCCTGCAGGGCAGGCTGTATTGCCCCCTGCAGGGTGGCAGTGTTGCCCCCTGCAGGGCAGGCGGTATTGCCCCCTGCAGGCTGGGCGGCGTTGCCCCCTGCAGGGCAGGGGGTATTGCCCCCTGCAGG GCGGGCGGTGTTGCCCCCTGCAGGGCGGGCGGGGTTGCCCCCTGCAGGACGGGCGGTGTTGCCCCCTGCAGGGCAGGCTGTATTGCCCCCTGCAGGGTGGCAGTGTTGCCCCCTGCAGGGCAGGCAGTATTGCCCCCTGCAGGCTGGGCGGCGTTGCCCCCTGCAGGCTGGGCGGTATTGCCCCCTGCAGGACGGGCGGGATTGCCCCCTGCAGGCTGGGCGGTATTGCCCCCTGCAGGACGGGCGGTGTTGCCCCCTGCAGGGCAGGCTGTATTGCCCCCTGCAGGGTGGCAGTGTTGCCCCCTGCAGGGCAGGCAGTATTGCCCCCTGCAGGCTGGGCGGCGTTGCCCCCTGCAGGCTGGGCGGTATTGCCCCCTGCAGGACGGGCGGGATTGCCCCCTGCAGGGCAGGCGGTATTGCCCCCTGCAGGCTGGGCGGCGTTGCCCCCTGCAGGGCAGGCGGTATTGCCCCCTGCAGGCTGGGCGGTATTGCCCCCTGCAGGACGGGCGGGATTGCCCCCTGCAGGGCAGGCGGTATTGCCCCCTGCAGGCTGGGCGGTATTGCCCCCTGCAGGCTGGGCGGCGTTGCCCCCTGCAGGACGGGCGGCGTTGCCCCCTGCAGGCTGGGCGGTGTTGCCCCCTGCAGGCTGGGCGGTGTTGCCCCCTGCAGGGTGGCAGTGTTGCCCCCTGCAGGGCAGGCAGTATTGCCCCCTGCAGGCTGGGCGGCGTTGCCCCCTGCAGGGCAGGCGGTATTGCCCCCTGCAGGCTGGGCGGCGTTGCCCCCTGCAGGACGGGCGGCGTTGCCCCCTGCAGGTTGGCGGTGTTGCCCCCTGCAGGACAGGCAGTGTTGCCCCCTGCAGGGTGGCGGTGTTGCCCCCTGCAGACTGGGCGGCGTTGCCCCCTGCAGACTGGGCGGTGTTGCCCCCTGCAGGCTGGGCGGCGCATTGCAGTTTTAA
- the LOC116724146 gene encoding nascent polypeptide-associated complex subunit alpha, muscle-specific form-like isoform X8: MGCSVAPCRPDGVAPCRPDGVAPCRVGGVAPCRTGGVAPCRAGCIAPCRVAVLPPAGQAVLPPAGWAALPPAGQGVLPPAGQAVLPPAGRAVLPPAGWQCCPLQGRRYCPLQDGRYCPLQAGWCCPLQAGRCCPLQAGRCCPLQGRRAVLPPAGRAGLPPAGRAVLPPAGQAVLPPAGWQCCPLQGRQYCPLQAGRRCPLQAGRYCPLQDGRDCPLQAGRYCPLQDGRCCPLQGRLYCPLQGGSVAPCRAGSIAPCRLGGVAPCRLGGIAPCRTGGIAPCRAGGIAPCRLGGVAPCRAGGIAPCRLGGIAPCRTGGIAPCRAGGIAPCRLGGIAPCRLGGVAPCRTGGVAPCRLGGVAPCRLGGVAPCRVAVLPPAGWAALPPAGRAALPPAGWRCCPLQDRQCCPLQGGGVAPCRLGGVAPCRLGGVAPCRLGGALQF; encoded by the exons ATGGGTTGCAGTGTTGCCCCCTGCAGGCCAGATGGTGTTGCCCCCTGCAGGCCAGATGGTGTTGCCCCCTGCAGGGTGGGCGGTGTTGCCCCCTGCAGGACGGGCGGTGTTGCCCCCTGCAGGGCAGGCTGTATTGCCCCCTGCAGGGTGGCAGTGTTGCCCCCTGCAGGGCAGGCGGTATTGCCCCCTGCAGGCTGGGCGGCGTTGCCCCCTGCAGGGCAGGGGGTATTGCCCCCTGCAGGGCAGGCGGTATTGCCCCCTGCAGGACGGGCGGTATTGCCCCCTGCAGGGTGGCAGTGTTGCCCCCTGCAGGGCAGGCGGTATTGCCCCCTGCAGGACGGGCGGTATTGCCCCCTGCAGGCTGGGTGGTGTTGCCCCCTGCAGGCTGGGCGGTGTTGCCCCCTGCAGGCTGGGCGGTGTTGCCCCCTGCAGGGCAGGCGGGCGGTGTTGCCCCCTGCAGGGCGGGCGGGGTTGCCCCCTGCAGGACGGGCGGTGTTGCCCCCTGCAGGGCAGGCTGTATTGCCCCCTGCAGGGTGGCAGTGTTGCCCCCTGCAGGGCAGGCAGTATTGCCCCCTGCAGGCTGGGCGGCGTTGCCCCCTGCAGGCTGGGCGGTATTGCCCCCTGCAGGACGGGCGGGATTGCCCCCTGCAGGCTGGGCGGTATTGCCCCCTGCAGGACGGGCGGTGTTGCCCCCTGCAGGGCAGGCTGTATTGCCCCCTGCAGGGTGGCAGTGTTGCCCCCTGCAGGGCAGGCAGTATTGCCCCCTGCAGGCTGGGCGGCGTTGCCCCCTGCAGGCTGGGCGGTATTGCCCCCTGCAGGACGGGCGGGATTGCCCCCTGCAGGGCAGGCGGTATTGCCCCCTGCAGGCTGGGCGGCGTTGCCCCCTGCAGGGCAGGCGGTATTGCCCCCTGCAGGCTGGGCGGTATTGCCCCCTGCAGGACGGGCGGGATTGCCCCCTGCAGGGCAGGCGGTATTGCCCCCTGCAGGCTGGGCGGTATTGCCCCCTGCAGGCTGGGCGGCGTTGCCCCCTGCAGGACGGGCGGCGTTGCCCCCTGCAGGCTGGGCGGTGTTGCCCCCTGCAGGCTGGGCGGTGTTGCCCCCTGCAGGGTG GCGGTATTGCCCCCTGCAGGCTGGGCGGCGTTGCCCCCTGCAGGACGGGCGGCGTTGCCCCCTGCAGGTTGGCGGTGTTGCCCCCTGCAGGACAGGCAGTGTTGCCCCCTGCAGGGTGGCGGTGTTGCCCCCTGCAGACTGGGCGGCGTTGCCCCCTGCAGACTGGGCGGTGTTGCCCCCTGCAGGCTGGGCGGCGCATTGCAGTTTTAA
- the LOC116724146 gene encoding nascent polypeptide-associated complex subunit alpha, muscle-specific form-like isoform X16 — protein sequence MGCSVAPCRPDGVAPCRPDGVAPCRVGGVAPCRTGGVAPCRAGCIAPCRVAVLPPAGQAVLPPAGWAALPPAGQGVLPPAGQAVLPPAGRAVLPPAGWQCCPLQGRRYCPLQDGRYCPLQAGWCCPLQAGRCCPLQAGRCCPLQGRRAVLPPAGRAGLPPAGRAVLPPAGQAVLPPAGWQCCPLQGRQYCPLQAGRRCPLQAGRYCPLQDGRDCPLQAGRYCPLQDGRCCPLQGRLYCPLQGGGIAPCRLGGVAPCRAGGIAPCRLGGIAPCRTGGIAPCRAGGIAPCRLGGIAPCRLGGVAPCRTGGVAPCRLGGVAPCRLGGVAPCRVAVLPPAGQAVLPPAGWAALPPAGQAVLPPAGWAALPPAGRAALPPAGWRCCPLQDRQCCPLQGGGVAPCRLGGVAPCRLGGVAPCRLGGALQF from the exons ATGGGTTGCAGTGTTGCCCCCTGCAGGCCAGATGGTGTTGCCCCCTGCAGGCCAGATGGTGTTGCCCCCTGCAGGGTGGGCGGTGTTGCCCCCTGCAGGACGGGCGGTGTTGCCCCCTGCAGGGCAGGCTGTATTGCCCCCTGCAGGGTGGCAGTGTTGCCCCCTGCAGGGCAGGCGGTATTGCCCCCTGCAGGCTGGGCGGCGTTGCCCCCTGCAGGGCAGGGGGTATTGCCCCCTGCAGGGCAGGCGGTATTGCCCCCTGCAGGACGGGCGGTATTGCCCCCTGCAGGGTGGCAGTGTTGCCCCCTGCAGGGCAGGCGGTATTGCCCCCTGCAGGACGGGCGGTATTGCCCCCTGCAGGCTGGGTGGTGTTGCCCCCTGCAGGCTGGGCGGTGTTGCCCCCTGCAGGCTGGGCGGTGTTGCCCCCTGCAGGGCAGGCGGGCGGTGTTGCCCCCTGCAGGGCGGGCGGGGTTGCCCCCTGCAGGACGGGCGGTGTTGCCCCCTGCAGGGCAGGCTGTATTGCCCCCTGCAGGGTGGCAGTGTTGCCCCCTGCAGGGCAGGCAGTATTGCCCCCTGCAGGCTGGGCGGCGTTGCCCCCTGCAGGCTGGGCGGTATTGCCCCCTGCAGGACGGGCGGGATTGCCCCCTGCAGGCTGGGCGGTATTGCCCCCTGCAGGACGGGCGGTGTTGCCCCCTGCAGGGCAGGCTGTATTGCCCCCTGCAGGGTG GCGGTATTGCCCCCTGCAGGCTGGGCGGCGTTGCCCCCTGCAGGGCAGGCGGTATTGCCCCCTGCAGGCTGGGCGGTATTGCCCCCTGCAGGACGGGCGGGATTGCCCCCTGCAGGGCAGGCGGTATTGCCCCCTGCAGGCTGGGCGGTATTGCCCCCTGCAGGCTGGGCGGCGTTGCCCCCTGCAGGACGGGCGGCGTTGCCCCCTGCAGGCTGGGCGGTGTTGCCCCCTGCAGGCTGGGCGGTGTTGCCCCCTGCAGGGTGGCAGTGTTGCCCCCTGCAGGGCAGGCAGTATTGCCCCCTGCAGGCTGGGCGGCGTTGCCCCCTGCAGGGCAGGCGGTATTGCCCCCTGCAGGCTGGGCGGCGTTGCCCCCTGCAGGACGGGCGGCGTTGCCCCCTGCAGGTTGGCGGTGTTGCCCCCTGCAGGACAGGCAGTGTTGCCCCCTGCAGGGTGGCGGTGTTGCCCCCTGCAGACTGGGCGGCGTTGCCCCCTGCAGACTGGGCGGTGTTGCCCCCTGCAGGCTGGGCGGCGCATTGCAGTTTTAA
- the LOC116724146 gene encoding nascent polypeptide-associated complex subunit alpha, muscle-specific form-like isoform X17, whose translation MGCSVAPCRPDGVAPCRPDGVAPCRVGGVAPCRTGGVAPCRAGCIAPCRVAVLPPAGQAVLPPAGWAALPPAGQGVLPPAGQAVLPPAGRAVLPPAGWQCCPLQGRRYCPLQDGRYCPLQAGWCCPLQAGRCCPLQAGRCCPLQGRRAVLPPAGRAGLPPAGRAVLPPAGQAVLPPAGWQCCPLQGRQYCPLQAGRRCPLQGGSVAPCRAGSIAPCRLGGVAPCRLGGIAPCRTGGIAPCRAGGIAPCRLGGVAPCRAGGIAPCRLGGIAPCRTGGIAPCRAGGIAPCRLGGIAPCRLGGVAPCRTGGVAPCRLGGVAPCRLGGVAPCRVAVLPPAGQAVLPPAGWAALPPAGQAVLPPAGWAALPPAGRAALPPAGWRCCPLQDRQCCPLQGGGVAPCRLGGVAPCRLGGVAPCRLGGALQF comes from the exons ATGGGTTGCAGTGTTGCCCCCTGCAGGCCAGATGGTGTTGCCCCCTGCAGGCCAGATGGTGTTGCCCCCTGCAGGGTGGGCGGTGTTGCCCCCTGCAGGACGGGCGGTGTTGCCCCCTGCAGGGCAGGCTGTATTGCCCCCTGCAGGGTGGCAGTGTTGCCCCCTGCAGGGCAGGCGGTATTGCCCCCTGCAGGCTGGGCGGCGTTGCCCCCTGCAGGGCAGGGGGTATTGCCCCCTGCAGGGCAGGCGGTATTGCCCCCTGCAGGACGGGCGGTATTGCCCCCTGCAGGGTGGCAGTGTTGCCCCCTGCAGGGCAGGCGGTATTGCCCCCTGCAGGACGGGCGGTATTGCCCCCTGCAGGCTGGGTGGTGTTGCCCCCTGCAGGCTGGGCGGTGTTGCCCCCTGCAGGCTGGGCGGTGTTGCCCCCTGCAGGGCAGGCGGGCGGTGTTGCCCCCTGCAGGGCGGGCGGGGTTGCCCCCTGCAGGACGGGCGGTGTTGCCCCCTGCAGGGCAGGCTGTATTGCCCCCTGCAGGGTGGCAGTGTTGCCCCCTGCAGGGCAGGCAGTATTGCCCCCTGCAGGCTGGGCGGCGTTGCCCCCTGCAG GGTGGCAGTGTTGCCCCCTGCAGGGCAGGCAGTATTGCCCCCTGCAGGCTGGGCGGCGTTGCCCCCTGCAGGCTGGGCGGTATTGCCCCCTGCAGGACGGGCGGGATTGCCCCCTGCAGGGCAGGCGGTATTGCCCCCTGCAGGCTGGGCGGCGTTGCCCCCTGCAGGGCAGGCGGTATTGCCCCCTGCAGGCTGGGCGGTATTGCCCCCTGCAGGACGGGCGGGATTGCCCCCTGCAGGGCAGGCGGTATTGCCCCCTGCAGGCTGGGCGGTATTGCCCCCTGCAGGCTGGGCGGCGTTGCCCCCTGCAGGACGGGCGGCGTTGCCCCCTGCAGGCTGGGCGGTGTTGCCCCCTGCAGGCTGGGCGGTGTTGCCCCCTGCAGGGTGGCAGTGTTGCCCCCTGCAGGGCAGGCAGTATTGCCCCCTGCAGGCTGGGCGGCGTTGCCCCCTGCAGGGCAGGCGGTATTGCCCCCTGCAGGCTGGGCGGCGTTGCCCCCTGCAGGACGGGCGGCGTTGCCCCCTGCAGGTTGGCGGTGTTGCCCCCTGCAGGACAGGCAGTGTTGCCCCCTGCAGGGTGGCGGTGTTGCCCCCTGCAGACTGGGCGGCGTTGCCCCCTGCAGACTGGGCGGTGTTGCCCCCTGCAGGCTGGGCGGCGCATTGCAGTTTTAA